The following are encoded together in the Bacillota bacterium genome:
- a CDS encoding DNA adenine methylase, producing the protein GSRRLKDTVIENKDFEALILQYDRDNAFFYCDPPYYQTEGHYEVEFKKEDHVRLRDTLKHCKGKWLVSYNDCEYIRELYKGYYIEAVTRINNLAQRYEGGCEYPEVLISNYDTAERLRDVPMQIGLFDMADDFYNAEQQLKKTMRNLNAPIMGNKEEPEYEND; encoded by the coding sequence CGGGAAGCCGCAGGCTTAAGGATACGGTCATCGAGAATAAAGACTTTGAGGCGTTGATCCTTCAATACGACAGGGACAACGCCTTTTTTTATTGCGACCCGCCGTACTACCAGACCGAGGGGCATTACGAGGTGGAATTTAAAAAGGAGGATCATGTGCGACTGCGGGATACGCTGAAACACTGTAAGGGCAAATGGCTGGTGTCATATAACGACTGCGAATATATCCGAGAGCTATATAAGGGCTACTACATCGAAGCCGTCACCCGCATTAATAACCTCGCACAGAGATATGAGGGAGGCTGCGAATACCCGGAGGTGCTCATTTCCAACTACGACACCGCGGAGCGGCTGCGGGATGTCCCCATGCAAATAGGGCTGTTTGATATGGCAGACGACTTTTACAACGCGGAACAGCAACTTAAAAAGACAATGCGAAATTTAAATGCTCCAATTATGGGCAATAAGGAGGAACCCGAATATGAAAATGATTGA